A single genomic interval of Lathyrus oleraceus cultivar Zhongwan6 chromosome 7, CAAS_Psat_ZW6_1.0, whole genome shotgun sequence harbors:
- the LOC127102128 gene encoding kinesin-like protein KIN-14B, whose product MSALSSPLTSAAKNDGTIALVKSGSEIVKTTPADEYLTVALNDFDPDQYEGHAAISDGANKLLMLVLAVVIKVGASREHEILAEIRDSVFSFIRKMEPKRVMDTMLVSRVRFLYIRSLLARSPGLQSIKVLPVECFLEKANTGRSRSSS is encoded by the coding sequence ATGAGTGCTCTTTCTTCACCTTTGACTTCTGCTGCTAAGAATGATGGAACAATTGCTTTGGTTAAATCTGGCTCCGAAATTGTCAAGACTACCCCTGCAGATGAATATCTTACTGTTGCTCTGAATGACTTTGATCCAGATCAATATGAAGGTCATGCTGCCATTTCCGACGGTGCGAACAAGCTTTTGATGCTGGTTTTGGCTGTTGTCATCAAAGTTGGTGCCTCTAGAGAGCATGAGATACTTGCTGAAATTAGAGATTCTGTTTTCTCTTTTATTAGGAAAATGGAACCAAAGCGAGTAATGGACACCATGCTTGTTTCACGTGTTAGATTTCTGTATATAAGATCTTTACTTGCAAGGTCCCCAGGATTGCAATCAATTAAGGTCTTGCCTGTCGAGTGCTTTCTTGAGAAGGCTAATACGGGGCGCAGTAGAAGTTCCAGCTGA